In Mycobacterium gallinarum, a single window of DNA contains:
- a CDS encoding alpha/beta fold hydrolase, which yields MKWRISVIAIVVVVAALVVNAFLVARATRQAQPFDGGRVIELDGPDLNVKEFGPPGDRAVVLLHGYSASVQWWDRVAAALPAQRVVAIDLVGHGGSEAPRNAESYRIESQANAVRNALDALEVRHAVLVGHSMGGSVALALAGQDPERVERVVISDTPAEMSLAEMPALAGLACAPIIGQAIDRLRPVDAISDSALQTGFATDFAVPPLAHRSLEQLTHSGLCHARGQDGAPAAVDRIARLEQPVLVVWGERDELTPTAANVERYRGAGLTPVVIPGSGHSPMVEAPGEFVNAITEFIQ from the coding sequence ATGAAGTGGCGAATCAGCGTGATCGCGATCGTCGTCGTGGTCGCCGCGCTGGTGGTGAACGCATTCCTCGTAGCCAGGGCGACACGTCAGGCCCAGCCGTTCGACGGCGGGCGGGTCATCGAACTCGACGGCCCGGACCTCAACGTCAAGGAGTTCGGCCCGCCTGGCGATCGCGCGGTCGTTTTGTTGCACGGCTATTCGGCGTCGGTCCAGTGGTGGGATCGCGTCGCGGCGGCGTTGCCCGCGCAACGCGTGGTCGCCATCGATCTCGTCGGCCACGGCGGGTCAGAGGCTCCCCGCAACGCCGAGAGTTACCGGATCGAAAGCCAGGCCAACGCCGTGCGCAACGCGCTCGATGCGCTCGAGGTGCGCCACGCCGTACTGGTGGGACATTCGATGGGCGGGTCCGTGGCGCTGGCTCTCGCCGGGCAGGATCCCGAACGTGTTGAGCGAGTTGTGATCTCCGATACCCCCGCCGAAATGAGCCTCGCAGAGATGCCCGCGTTGGCCGGGTTGGCTTGCGCCCCGATCATTGGGCAGGCCATCGACAGGCTGCGCCCCGTGGATGCGATCAGCGACAGCGCGTTGCAGACGGGCTTCGCCACCGATTTCGCGGTGCCGCCGCTGGCTCACCGATCGCTGGAGCAGTTGACACATTCGGGGCTGTGTCATGCCCGCGGCCAGGACGGGGCGCCCGCGGCGGTGGACCGCATCGCCCGCCTCGAGCAGCCGGTGCTGGTCGTCTGGGGTGAGCGCGACGAGCTGACGCCCACGGCGGCGAACGTCGAGCGCTACCGCGGGGCGGGGCTGACGCCGGTCGTCATCCCAGGATCGGGGCACAGCCCGATGGTCGAGGCGCCAGGCGAATTCGTGAACGCCATAACCGAATTCATCCAATA